The region GATCGTTTCCGCGCGTTCCTCGCCCAGCGCCTTGGTCATCGCGCCGCGAATATGGCGGGTCGCGCCATAGCCGATGGTCGTGCGCTTCTTCGCCTTGGTCACGAAATGGTCGAGCGCCTCGTTGACTTCCTCGACCTGCACATCGGCAACATCGTACATGGCATAGCCAAGCTGGCGGACTTCGTCGGGCTCCAGGCGCGAGAGGATCTGCGCAGCCTCATCCTCATCGAACAGCATCAGCAGGACGGCGGCTGCGGCGCTACCCTTGATGGCGGCGGCTTCAGTGACTTCAGCCATTGTCCTTCTTCCCTTCCTTCAGAAGGTCGCGAACCACCAGCGCCGCGCGATCCGGGTCCTGCTTCACAAAGTTGCGAATAAGGTCGGCGCGCTGCGCATAGTCATAGGTGGACGAGATCATATCGAGCGTGACGGCCTGTCCCGCACCGGGCGCCGCGACAGCCTGCCGGCCGATTTCGGTCGAAATTTCGCGGCCGATCTTCTGCCCTGCGGCAGCGGCCTGCGCGCCAGCAGCTTCCTGCGCGGCGGCGCGGCGCTTCAGCAGCGGGCGGCCGATGCCGAATACCACCAGCAGGGCGACCGCAAGGGCGGACAGGTTCCGCACCAGCGGAGAGATCCAGTCGGCCTCATACCAAGGGGCCTGCACTTCCTCTGCCTTGACGAAGCTGCGCGACGACAGGGCGACCACGTCGCCACGCGCCTGGTCAAAACCGACCGCGCCCTTCACCAGCGCTTCAAGCGCCGCGATCTCCTGCGCCGAACGGGGCTTGCCGTCCGCGCCATTGTCCAGGGCGACGGCCACCGACAGGCGCTTGACCGTGCCGATCGCGTCCTTGGTGACGGACACTTCACGGCCCAGTTCAAAGCTGCGGTTGAAAGTCTCTTCGGTCTTCATCGGCGCGGTGGCCGGGGTGGCAGGCTGATTTTCCTGCGTGCCCTGGCTGACGGCCTGACCGTTGGGATTGGTTTGGGTAACGGTGGGATTGACCGGCGCCTGATTGCTCAGCGCGCCGGGAATGCCGCCCGCCTCGCCGCCAGCACCCTGACCGCGCGGGTCGGACGCCCAGCTGCCGGTTTCGGCGCGCAGCCGCGCTTCGTCCTGCGGATAGGTTTCGCGGGTCGCCTGGCGTTCGGAGAAGTTCAGTTCGGCGCGCACTTCGGTCGAAAAATTGCCGTTGCCAAGAATGGGCGTGAGCAGCGCGATCACCGACTGGCGATAGCGGTCCTCGATCTTCGATTGAACCGCAAGCTGACGGTCGTCGGCGGCGTTGCCGTCATTATTGCTGAGCAACCGGCCATTCTGGTCCACCAGCGAAATCTGGTCGGGGCTGAGTTCGGGCACCGACGATGCGACGAGGTGGACGATCGCGCTGACCTGCGCATCGGTCAGCGTGCGGCCCGAAGCGAGGCGCAGCATGATCGAGGCGGAAGGCTTGGCCCGTTCGCGCAGGAAAACGCTGGGCGGCTCGACGGCCAGGTGAACCTTGGCGCTTTCGACGCTGTCGATCGCCTCGATCGTGCGGGCAAGGTCCATCTCGCGGGCGGATCGCAGCTTTTCGCCTTCCACGGCACGCGAAGCGCCCATTGGCAGGCTGTCGATCATGCTGTTGCCGTCAGGGGCGCTCTTGGGCAGCCCTTGGGCGGCGAGCATCATCTTCGCCTTGAAATAATCATTTTCGGCCACGGTCATCGCGCCCGAATTGTCGAAGTCGTAAGCCAGGCCATTCTGGTCCAGCACCTGCGCCACTGCCGATTTGTCGGCATCGGGCAGGCCGCGGAACAGGTCGCGCTGCGGTGGTTCGCGCAGGGCAAGCCAAGCAGCGCCAGCGGTGGCGACGACGCCCAGCAGGCCGAGCAGCGGCAGGCTTTTCGCCACCGCAGGCTGCTTGATGAAGCCAGTGAAGCGGGCCTTGAGCGCATCGGGGTTCATGCCGCTGCCAAGGGCCGGGCCGCTGGCGGCGGGGAGAGCGGCAGCGCCGCCGACATTGGTGGAAAGTGCGTTCTCGCTCATATTACACCGGCATACTCATGATGTCCTTGTAGGCGGACAGGAGTTTGTTGCGGACCTGAAGGGTCGCTTCGAAGCTAACCGACGCCTGCTGTTTGGCCAGCATGACGGCAGCGATGTCGGTTGTTTCGCCGCGTTCGAAGGCGGAAGCCGCCTCCCCTGCCTGGGCCTGAAGGCCGTTCACCTGGTTGAGCGCGGAATTGAGCGCTTCGGTAAAACCGCCGGGCTTGACGCCCTCGGCCCCGCCGATGCCCGCGCCGCCGCCGACAGTTCCGGTCTGGGCGACGTCGCGCAGGGCGGCGTTCTTCTGAAGGATGGCGTTGCGGATGGCCATCACGCTGTCAGTAGGGGAAATGCCGGTCATGCCTTACCTCCCTCAAGCCGCTGCAAGTTCGCGCATCTCGGCAAGCCGATAGCGCAGGGTGCGTTCTGAAATGCCCAGCTTCGCTGCGGCGGCGGCGCGATGACCGTCCGTCTCGCGCAGCGCGGCGCGGATCGCGTCCAGTTTCGACTGGCGGGCGACGTCGCGCAGGCGAACCGGCTCGACCGGGGCAGGCTCAGCGCCCACGACGCGAAGCTGCGGCGCGCCTGCGATGTGCAGGTCGTCCGCATCGATCCTCTCCCCGTCGCGCAGCACGACCGCGCGCTGGAGGACGTTGCCCAATTCGCGGGCATTGCCGGGCCACACATGGGCGGCCAGCTTTTCCAGCGCCGAAGCGGTGGGCCACACGAAATCCTGATGGCGCAGCAGCATGGCGGCGGCGATCGCGATTACATCGCCCGGCCGCTCGGCCAGCGGGCGCAGCTCCAGCGGCATGACGTTGAGCCGCCAGTAAAGATCTTCGCGGAAGCGGCCAGCGGCGACTTCTGCGGCAAGGTTGCGGTTGCACGCCGCGATGATGCGGACGTTGACCGGAACCGGATGGGTCGCGCCGACGGGCAGGACTTCGCCCTCCTGCAACGCGCGCAGCAGCTTGGCCTGCAGGGCCAGCGGCAGTTCAGCGATCTCGTCAAGGAACAGCGTACCGCCGTCAGCGGCCAGGAACAGGCCGTCCGATGCGTTGGCCGCGCCCGTAAAGCTGCCCTTCTTGTGACCAAAGAGCATCGCTTCCATCATCGTTTCAGGAAGCGCTGCGCAGTTGACCGCGATGAAGTCGTGCGAAATGCGGCCCGACTGGGCATGAAGGAAGCGCGCCATGCCTTCCTTGCCGGTGCCGGTGTCACCCTGGATCAAAACGGTGGCGTCGCTGCGGGCGACGCGCCCGGCCATCGCCATCAGCCGTGCGCTCGATGCGTCGCCCACCGCCGGGATGGCCGCAGGGCGCGCCAGCTCGGCGATCAGGGCGAAGGCGAAACCCATGTCTTCAAGAGCAAAGGCGACGCGAGCAGGCAGGCCGTTGGCGGCAGCCACCAGTGATGGCTTTCCGTCGATCAGGGTGATCAGGATGTCGCGATGCGTGGCATGGCCGATCTCGGTCGCCAGCAGCACGCGCCTATTATCTCTATCAGGGCCGTCGCGTTCACGCGGGCTCTGCGCATCGACGACGCGCACTATATAGAAGGCATTTTCGAGCCAGTGCTGCAGGCCCGGAACGAGCGCGCAAACTCCTCGGCTCACGTCAAGCGATGACATGAAAGTCCCCAGTTCAACTTTGGCTGGCTTGTGCCCCCGCACGTCCAACCCCCTTCGATGTCTTGAGAAGTGCCCGACTGTGGTTAGCATATGGTTAACGCGGCAATTACCCTGCCAAAAGGCGGCAACTTTTTTCCGTTTTGCCGCCGCAGGACAGGGGCTCCCATTTTGGAGCCCTGCTGAAACCCTCGGATTTCCGCGTCTTTTGCGATTTTATCAAAAAAAACGCCGCTGACCCTAAAAGCTTTTTTCGCCGCGCCGTTATCCCCTTTCGAGGCCGCAAGCAGCCTGAAGGCAGCGACCTGAGGTTAAGAGAAGGGAATTCATCATGACTGTTATCGGAACCAACTCCTCCGCTCTGCGCGCCGCCAATGCTTCGGCTCTCGCAGGCAAGTCGCTGAGCACCGCGATGGAGCGTCTGTCGAGCGGCAAGCGCATCAACAGCGCCAAGGACGACGCCGCCGGCCTCGCCATCTCCTCGCAGATGACCTCGCAGATCAAGGGCATGACCCAGGGCATCCGCAACGCCAATGACGGCATCAGCCTTGCGCAGACCGCTGAAGGCGCGCTGGGCGAAGTCACCAACATGCTGCAGCGCATCCGCGAACTGGCCGTTCAGTCGAAGTCGGAAACCTACTCGGACACCGACCGCACCAACCTGAACGCTGAAGCCGCTGCGCTGAAGACGCAGATCACCAGCGTCCTCGCCACCACCGAATTCAACGGCGTCCGCATCTTCAACAGCGATGCAGCTCCGGCGGCCACCTACACCGCCCAGGCCGGCGACATCGACATCCAGGCTGGCGCGAACGCCGGCGACGTCGTGAACATCGCTTTCGCTGCTCTGGCCGACCTCACCACTTCGGATGTCACGACCTCGGTGCTGGCCGCCGCGACGCTGACCGCCGCAGACACCGCGTTGAAGGCTGTCGCCACGACCCGCGCCTCGCTCGGTGCGGCTCAGAACCAGCTGGAATCGACGGTCAACAGCCTGACCAACAACATCACCAACCTGTCGGACGCCCGCAGCCGCATCGAAGACGCCGACTTCTCGGCTGAAACGACCGCGCTCGCCAAGTCGCAGATCCTGAACCAGGCTTCGACGGCGATGCTGGCCCAGGCGAACCAGAGCCAGCAGAACGTCCTCAAGCTGATCCAGTAATCCGGTTCAGCTGCCTGAACTGACCGGTTGGGGTATTGGTCACCTTACAGCCAGTCACGGGAACCCGGCGCATCTACAGTCCCCACCGCGCCGGGCGACCAACCTTCGATCGAACGGCCAGCATTTCGAAGCCTCCGTCCCCCCGGGCGGAGGCTTCACCGCTTTTTGGGCAACCAAGGCTTGCAATGTGCCTCCATGCGCCCATCATGACGACCATGATCAAGATAGACCGGCGCGCGATGGTCGCGGCTTCAGGGGCGGCGCTGCTCCTCCCCGGATCGGCCTTTGCCCAGCCAAAAGCCGAACGCTTTTCCTGGGATACTGTAATCGCCCACGCCCGGCGACTATCCCGCCAGCCCTATCGGGAAACGCCGCACCATCCGGGCGCCCGGAACGTCAATTACGACGCCTTGTATCAGGCGCGCTTCCGGGAAGACCGGACGATCTGGGGAAAGCTGCCCGGCGACACGGGCGTCCAGCTATTTCCCTTGAGCGCCTCGGCCGAACAGCCGGTGGAAATCGCGCTGGTCGAAAATGGCCGCGCGACGCCGTTGCGTTATGACCCCACCATCTTCGACGCGCCCGCCGACAATGCGGTGCGCCAGCTTGGCCCGGATGCAGGCTATGCCGGGTTTCGGGTCATGACCGCGGCGCGCGATGGCGACTGGCTATCCTTTCTGGGAGCCAGCTATTTCCGATCGCCCGGCGCGACCAAACAGTTCGGCCTGTCCGCCCGCGCGATCGCGATCAACACCAGCATACAGGGCAAGGAGGAGTTTCCCCGCTTCACCCATTTCTGGCTTGAACGCATGGGGCCAAGCAGCCTCACCATCTACGCCCTGCTCGACGGCGCGTCCGTCACGGGCGCTTACCGCTTCGTCAGCGAAAGGACACCGCAGGGCGTGCGGCAGGATATCGACGCCGCGCTCTTTCCCCGCCGCGCCATCGCAGAACTGGGGTTGATGCCGATGACCAGCATGTTCTGGTACGATCAGGCCAGCCGCGCGTCCCGCACTGACTGGCGTCCCGAAATTCATGATTCCGACCTGCTGGCCATCGGCAGCGCGGACGGGACGACCCATGCCCGGCCGCTGATCAATCCCTCGGCGCCTCGGGTCGATGGCTTCACCGAACG is a window of Sphingobium sp. MI1205 DNA encoding:
- the fliF gene encoding flagellar basal-body MS-ring/collar protein FliF, whose product is MSENALSTNVGGAAALPAASGPALGSGMNPDALKARFTGFIKQPAVAKSLPLLGLLGVVATAGAAWLALREPPQRDLFRGLPDADKSAVAQVLDQNGLAYDFDNSGAMTVAENDYFKAKMMLAAQGLPKSAPDGNSMIDSLPMGASRAVEGEKLRSAREMDLARTIEAIDSVESAKVHLAVEPPSVFLRERAKPSASIMLRLASGRTLTDAQVSAIVHLVASSVPELSPDQISLVDQNGRLLSNNDGNAADDRQLAVQSKIEDRYRQSVIALLTPILGNGNFSTEVRAELNFSERQATRETYPQDEARLRAETGSWASDPRGQGAGGEAGGIPGALSNQAPVNPTVTQTNPNGQAVSQGTQENQPATPATAPMKTEETFNRSFELGREVSVTKDAIGTVKRLSVAVALDNGADGKPRSAQEIAALEALVKGAVGFDQARGDVVALSSRSFVKAEEVQAPWYEADWISPLVRNLSALAVALLVVFGIGRPLLKRRAAAQEAAGAQAAAAGQKIGREISTEIGRQAVAAPGAGQAVTLDMISSTYDYAQRADLIRNFVKQDPDRAALVVRDLLKEGKKDNG
- the fliE gene encoding flagellar hook-basal body complex protein FliE, whose amino-acid sequence is MTGISPTDSVMAIRNAILQKNAALRDVAQTGTVGGGAGIGGAEGVKPGGFTEALNSALNQVNGLQAQAGEAASAFERGETTDIAAVMLAKQQASVSFEATLQVRNKLLSAYKDIMSMPV
- a CDS encoding sigma-54 interaction domain-containing protein, which encodes MSSLDVSRGVCALVPGLQHWLENAFYIVRVVDAQSPRERDGPDRDNRRVLLATEIGHATHRDILITLIDGKPSLVAAANGLPARVAFALEDMGFAFALIAELARPAAIPAVGDASSARLMAMAGRVARSDATVLIQGDTGTGKEGMARFLHAQSGRISHDFIAVNCAALPETMMEAMLFGHKKGSFTGAANASDGLFLAADGGTLFLDEIAELPLALQAKLLRALQEGEVLPVGATHPVPVNVRIIAACNRNLAAEVAAGRFREDLYWRLNVMPLELRPLAERPGDVIAIAAAMLLRHQDFVWPTASALEKLAAHVWPGNARELGNVLQRAVVLRDGERIDADDLHIAGAPQLRVVGAEPAPVEPVRLRDVARQSKLDAIRAALRETDGHRAAAAAKLGISERTLRYRLAEMRELAAA
- a CDS encoding flagellin N-terminal helical domain-containing protein, producing the protein MTVIGTNSSALRAANASALAGKSLSTAMERLSSGKRINSAKDDAAGLAISSQMTSQIKGMTQGIRNANDGISLAQTAEGALGEVTNMLQRIRELAVQSKSETYSDTDRTNLNAEAAALKTQITSVLATTEFNGVRIFNSDAAPAATYTAQAGDIDIQAGANAGDVVNIAFAALADLTTSDVTTSVLAAATLTAADTALKAVATTRASLGAAQNQLESTVNSLTNNITNLSDARSRIEDADFSAETTALAKSQILNQASTAMLAQANQSQQNVLKLIQ
- a CDS encoding glucan biosynthesis protein, whose amino-acid sequence is MIKIDRRAMVAASGAALLLPGSAFAQPKAERFSWDTVIAHARRLSRQPYRETPHHPGARNVNYDALYQARFREDRTIWGKLPGDTGVQLFPLSASAEQPVEIALVENGRATPLRYDPTIFDAPADNAVRQLGPDAGYAGFRVMTAARDGDWLSFLGASYFRSPGATKQFGLSARAIAINTSIQGKEEFPRFTHFWLERMGPSSLTIYALLDGASVTGAYRFVSERTPQGVRQDIDAALFPRRAIAELGLMPMTSMFWYDQASRASRTDWRPEIHDSDLLAIGSADGTTHARPLINPSAPRVDGFTERNPRGFGLMQRDRDFDHYQDDGVFYERRPSLWASPRKPFGAGQVRLYEFPTTSEYVDNVCAYWTPAASVRPGSRIDASYRLDWSSATGPANSGALLDNVWTGQANEAGVDRLILDFSGVAQDAKPDIWVDVAGGTLVRKGGYPVLHRPGLFRVALDIRRNSDKPADIRVQLRNGNRPFSEYVHYPLGA